Below is a window of Fluviibacter phosphoraccumulans DNA.
GAACACGGGTGATGAGCGTCGCCGGACACATGACATGAATACGGCAAACTGGATTCCGGATTTGTTCATGAAACGTGTTCATGAAAATGCTGATTGGACGTTGTTCTCACCTTCAGATGTGCCTGATCTTCACGAGAAGTTCGGTCGTGAATTTGAAACTGCTTACGTTGGATATGAAAAGGCTGCTGAAGAAGGCCGAATTCGCCTTCACAAAAAGCTGCCAGCGGTTCAACTCTGGCGCAAGATGCTGACCATGCTGTTTGAAACAGGCCACCCATGGATCACTTTTAAGGATGTTTGCAATCTGCGTTCGCCTCAACAGCACGTGGGTGTGGTGCATAGCTCAAATTTGTGCACGGAAATTACGCTCAATACATCAAACAGTGAAACAGCAGTTTGTAACCTCGGCTCAGTAAACCTTCCAGCACACCTGAAGAATGGTGTCATTGATCATGAAAAGCTGCGGCGCACCGTTAGAACTGCAATGCGTATGCTGGACAATGTTGTTGACATCAATTTTTACGCCACAGTTAAGGCGCGTAACGCAAATCAGCGTCATCGCCCTGTGGGAATGGGTATTATGGGTTTTGTTGATGCGCTATACGCTCAAGGTATTCCATATGCTTCCCATGAAGCGGTTGAGTTTGCTGATGTTGCTATGGAAGCCGTCTGCTATCAGGCGTACTGGGCGTCGACAGAACTTTCTCGAGAACGCGGATGTTATTCAACTTACAAGGGTAGCCTGTGGGATCAAGGCATTTTGCCGCACGAAACAGTGGCCCGAGTTGGTGTAGAGCGTGCCGGATATTTGGAAGTTGATAATACTGTTCGTTTAGATTGGGATGCATTGAAAGCCCAGATAGCGCGATATGGCATGCGAAATTCTAATTGCGTGGCAATTGCCCCTACTGCGACGATTTCAAACATTGTTGGTGTGTCACAAAGTATTGAGCCGACTTATCAGAACCTCTATGTCAAATCTAACCTTTCAGGTGAGTTTGTCGAGGTAAACGAGGCATTGGTTCGTGATCTAAAGGCGCTGGATCTGTGGGATGAAGTGATGGTTTCGGATCTCAAATATTTCGATGGTTCCCTCACGCGTATTGAGCGTGTTCCTGAAAATATTAAGGCGCGATACGCCACTGCCTTTGAAATTGATCCGGTATGGTTGGTTGAAGCTGCGTCACGTCGTCAGAAGTGGATTGACCAGGCCCAGTCCCTCAATATCTACTTAGCACAGCCGTCCGGTAAAAAGCTCGATGAAATCTATAAGCTGGCTTGGGTGCGCGGTCTTAAAACTACGTACTACCTCCGTACGCTGGGTGCCAGCCAGGTAGAAAAGACTACAGGTCGTATCGAACAAGCTTCGGAAGAAGCACCTAAGTTCTGCTCGATAGATAATCCTGATTGTGAGGCCTGCCAATGACCACACATTTCGATGATTGGGATCTATCGTCCTCAGTGGCGACCGAGCCTAGGAAACCTGCATCAAGCTCACCGTCAGGAGCATCTGCGAGCGGTGGTGTTGCCGCAATT
It encodes the following:
- a CDS encoding ribonucleoside-diphosphate reductase subunit alpha, which gives rise to MPNTQYSIPASEESALVALQVIRRNGSVVNFEPEKIALALSKAFLAVEGSQSSVSARVRDLVNTLTDTVVRGLTRRMPDGGVVHIEDVQDQVELALMRAGEHDVARAYVLYRERRSAERAAQGEVSTPVTINVRVGEELRPLDIGLIRQICEEACSGLSTTNPLLILDSAMKNLYDGVPASDVKQALILSARTLIETEPDYDRVTARLLQAVLNEEVLGRSVTRKEIDQAYAEYFPLFIERGIKAELLDPRLKEFDLLRIAGALAPERDLQFGYLGMQTLYDRYFLHIDNQRIELPQTFFMRVAMGLAINEVDREERAIEFYNLISSFDFMCSTPTLFNSGTRHPQLSSCYLTTVGDDLDDIFQSVKENALLQKYAGGLGNDWTPVRALGSRIKGTNGESQGVIPFLKVVNDTAVAVNQGGKRKGAVCAYLETWHLDIEEFLDLRKNTGDERRRTHDMNTANWIPDLFMKRVHENADWTLFSPSDVPDLHEKFGREFETAYVGYEKAAEEGRIRLHKKLPAVQLWRKMLTMLFETGHPWITFKDVCNLRSPQQHVGVVHSSNLCTEITLNTSNSETAVCNLGSVNLPAHLKNGVIDHEKLRRTVRTAMRMLDNVVDINFYATVKARNANQRHRPVGMGIMGFVDALYAQGIPYASHEAVEFADVAMEAVCYQAYWASTELSRERGCYSTYKGSLWDQGILPHETVARVGVERAGYLEVDNTVRLDWDALKAQIARYGMRNSNCVAIAPTATISNIVGVSQSIEPTYQNLYVKSNLSGEFVEVNEALVRDLKALDLWDEVMVSDLKYFDGSLTRIERVPENIKARYATAFEIDPVWLVEAASRRQKWIDQAQSLNIYLAQPSGKKLDEIYKLAWVRGLKTTYYLRTLGASQVEKTTGRIEQASEEAPKFCSIDNPDCEACQ